In Candidatus Eisenbacteria bacterium, the following are encoded in one genomic region:
- a CDS encoding sulfite exporter TauE/SafE family protein, with protein sequence MLFAASLVAGGVNAVAGGGSLITFPILVWLGREPILANATNTVSLSPGSVAALHGYRRDLIGLREWILWGTIPSLAGGVVGAVLLLRTPSAVFSWLVPYLILFATALFALSGPINALARRRSPPSRGGMPDEPRFGTVMTYQFLVSVYGGYFGAGIGIMMLAGLALAGFVAIHRAIALRNYYAILINGIAALYFICFGAVAWKDAAVLTAGQVAGSWIAARVARGLPPSTVRGFVVCVGVAMAIALFVRGR encoded by the coding sequence CTGCTCTTCGCCGCTTCGCTCGTCGCCGGCGGCGTCAACGCCGTCGCCGGCGGGGGCTCGCTCATCACTTTCCCGATCCTGGTGTGGCTCGGGCGCGAGCCCATCCTCGCCAACGCCACCAACACGGTCTCCCTGTCGCCGGGCTCGGTCGCCGCGCTCCACGGCTACCGCCGCGACCTGATCGGGCTCCGCGAGTGGATCCTGTGGGGCACGATCCCGTCGCTCGCCGGCGGCGTCGTGGGCGCCGTCCTGCTGTTGCGCACGCCGTCGGCCGTGTTCTCGTGGCTGGTCCCCTACCTCATTCTGTTCGCGACGGCGCTCTTCGCCCTCTCCGGCCCGATCAACGCGCTCGCGCGACGACGGAGCCCGCCCTCGCGGGGCGGCATGCCCGACGAGCCGCGCTTCGGCACGGTCATGACGTACCAGTTCCTCGTCTCGGTGTACGGGGGCTACTTCGGCGCCGGCATCGGCATCATGATGCTGGCGGGTCTGGCGCTCGCGGGCTTCGTCGCGATCCACCGCGCCATCGCGCTCCGCAACTACTACGCGATCCTCATCAACGGGATCGCGGCCCTCTACTTCATTTGCTTCGGCGCCGTCGCGTGGAAGGACGCGGCCGTGCTGACGGCGGGGCAGGTCGCCGGGAGCTGGATCGCGGCGCGGGTGGCGCGCGGCCTTCCGCCGTCGACCGTGCGCGGCTTCGTCGTCTGCGTCGGCGTGGCGATGGCGATCGCGCTGTTCGTCCGCGGGCGCTGA
- a CDS encoding cytochrome P450 — MPIEGSLPPRAAGGLPVLGHLLPFLRNPTACLATLRAKHGDTFLVDLIGFRLLFVFGPIGLRSLYGLAEEDASFGEATRTLLGLKLPPELQAGDLTVFQHLFNRERMESYLGHVNAAVDDALAELGDGGTFEAFAHMKRLVHRIGFRCWAGREAASPPYLDQLIACFERFDPEEVFVRPSALFVTILTRKAPERRALRRAAAILDEIWAARERSGAREGDMLEQLHTLFAADPPAARAERVAKNVMILHLASLANLYASLAWTLVNLLQFPEHRAAVEGEAAAIGGGNPNGLVRDQRALAELVLLESCAMESIRLAQRSLTLRKVMRPCSVETDLGAFALEPGAYVATLLSVSNAAYDTLGRFDPRHYERGRLADHVRVPAKEAVSTFGHGRHACVGERFAMSAIKIAIVRYLDALDLQPGFARAAAPTGQMGAVARSAAPCPVRYARKRS, encoded by the coding sequence ATGCCGATCGAGGGTTCGCTCCCACCGCGCGCCGCCGGCGGTCTGCCCGTGCTCGGGCACCTGCTACCCTTTCTTCGCAACCCGACGGCGTGCCTCGCGACGCTGCGCGCCAAGCACGGCGACACGTTCCTGGTCGACCTCATCGGCTTCCGGCTCCTGTTCGTGTTCGGTCCGATCGGGCTCCGCAGCCTCTACGGCCTCGCCGAGGAGGACGCGAGCTTCGGCGAGGCGACGCGCACGCTCCTCGGTCTGAAGCTGCCGCCGGAGCTGCAGGCCGGCGACCTCACCGTGTTCCAGCACCTCTTCAACCGCGAGCGGATGGAGAGCTACCTCGGGCACGTAAACGCCGCCGTCGACGACGCGCTCGCCGAGCTCGGCGACGGCGGCACGTTCGAGGCCTTCGCCCACATGAAGCGCCTCGTGCACCGGATCGGCTTCCGGTGCTGGGCGGGACGCGAGGCGGCGTCGCCGCCATATCTCGATCAACTGATCGCGTGCTTCGAGCGCTTCGATCCGGAGGAGGTGTTCGTCCGCCCGTCTGCGCTCTTCGTGACCATCCTCACGCGCAAGGCGCCCGAGCGCCGCGCGCTCCGCCGCGCCGCCGCGATCCTGGACGAGATCTGGGCCGCGCGGGAGCGGAGCGGCGCCCGCGAGGGCGACATGCTGGAGCAGCTCCACACGCTCTTCGCGGCCGATCCGCCCGCCGCCCGTGCCGAGCGCGTCGCGAAGAACGTGATGATCCTGCACCTGGCGTCGCTCGCGAACCTCTACGCGTCGCTCGCCTGGACGCTCGTGAACCTGCTCCAGTTCCCCGAGCATCGCGCCGCCGTCGAAGGCGAAGCGGCGGCGATCGGCGGCGGGAACCCGAACGGCCTCGTGCGCGACCAGCGCGCGCTGGCGGAGCTCGTCCTGCTCGAGTCGTGCGCGATGGAGTCGATCCGCCTGGCGCAGCGCTCGCTCACGCTGCGCAAGGTCATGCGCCCGTGCTCCGTCGAGACGGATCTCGGCGCCTTCGCCCTCGAGCCCGGCGCGTACGTCGCGACATTGCTCTCGGTGAGCAACGCCGCGTACGACACGCTGGGTCGCTTCGATCCCCGTCACTACGAGCGGGGGCGCCTCGCCGACCACGTCCGGGTGCCCGCCAAGGAGGCCGTGAGCACCTTCGGGCACGGACGGCACGCCTGCGTCGGCGAGCGCTTCGCCATGTCGGCGATCAAGATCGCCATCGTGCGCTACCTGGACGCGCTCGATCTCCAACCCGGGTTCGCGCGCGCCGCGGCGCCGACCGGACAGATGGGTGCGGTCGCACGCTCCGCGGCGCCCTGTCCGGTGCGCTACGCGCGCAAGCGGAGCTGA